Sequence from the Flavobacterium sp. TR2 genome:
GAAGAAACAAAGAAGGCAGCTACATAGATACAGAATGGAAGAGAGCAGCATTGAATATCAGTAAATATAGAGGAAAGCTGGTAATGTTCCGTTTTAGACACGCAAAAGCTGCCGGATATTCTTATATGGTTTTAGACGATTTAAAAATCTTTAATGATGCCGTTACAGATGTTGCCATGCAGGTTTTATCTCCAAAAGATATTTGCGGCAGTCAGGAATATAAAGTGAAACTGACGAATGAAGGCCAGAATGCGATCAAAGAAAATTCAATTCAGGTGCAAGTGCAGTATATGAATACCTCTGAGACTATTTCTGAGACTGTTGAAGCTGGAATTCCGGTTGGCGAAAGTATTGAATATACCTTCAAAAAACAGCCGAAATTAGACGGAATGGGCGATTCGCATATCTTCAATTTCACAGCCAAAGTAGAAGGTGATATTATTGACCAAAACAATATCATTGAAAACTATAACTATCAAGGAGTTTCAGGTGATTTTAAATTATTTGACAATGCGTCAATTCATGGTTATGCTGGAAAAAGCGTCTACATCAATGCTGAATCTAACTTATTGACGAAAGAATTAGACGCAGTTTCATACAAATGGAATACGGGAGAAGCAACAAACGCTATTGAAGTGACCAAACCTGGAGATTATATCGTAACCGCAGTGCTCGAAAACGGATGTACTCTGACAGAAAAAGTGACTGTAACATTTGACGCTTTCGAGTCTAACCTGCCAAACGGCGATGTTTGCGGACCAGAAGTAGTTTTAAATCCAGGAAATTATGCTGCTTACGAATGGTTTGACGGTTCAACAGATCCTACTTTCACTACAACAGAAAGCGGTGAGTATTATGTAACTGTTTACAACGAACACGGATTAGGTAAAATTTTCACAGCAACTATTAATGTTCTTGAAAACATCGTTCCTGAAATTCAAGCATTAGGAGGCAATAAAATAACAGCTTCTGCTGATGCTGCAGGTTATCAGTGGTATTTAAACGGAAGAGTTATTCCTAATGCTACCGAAAAAACAGTTGCAACAATTTGGGAAGGAAGCTACAGCCTTCAGACAACAAATGCGCATGGCTGCACAAGTATGTCTGCTCCAATTGATTCTAAAGGTCTCCTTATCGGAAAACTGACGAATTCTTTCAGAGTATTTCCAAATCCTGCTGTCGACAATGTAAACATCTTTTTGGCTGAAAAAGCTGAGGGCGAAGCTCAAATGAAAATTTACTCAATGGAGGGCAGCGCAGTTTGGAGTAAAACCTATACAGCGGTTCCGTCAAGTGTAAATGTAAGCCAGCTGACTACAGGAGTCTACATTTTAGACTGTACAGTTCAAGGTAAAAAGTATACAGCTAAGATTATCAAAAAGTAACAAAATTACAGATAGAAACGGCAGTTCTCGCGTAGAACTGCCCTTCTTAAAAACAAATCAATACAATGAAAAAATCAAAGCTAATAATCTGTGCATTGCTAATGTGTGCAGGTGCAATGGCCCAAACCGAAAAGGTTAAACTGGGAGTAAAAGCAGGTTTAAATATCTCAAGCCTAACATTTGATGAAAATGAATTGAAGTCATCTGATAAAACAGGATTTGCAGCAGGTCTGATGGCAGAAATTCCTGTAGCAAAAAACTTCTCGGTGCAGCCAGAATTATTGTACAGCCAGCAGGGAATGAAAATCTCGTATTCGGATCCAGACGTTCAGAATTCGCATTATAAAAGCACCATCAAATTAAATTATTTGAATATTCCTGTAATGCTGAAATACTATGTAGTAAAAGGACTTAGCGTTCAGGCAGGACCTCAGGTTGGAATTTTATTAAAAGCAAACAATGAATATCAGGACAACTTTTTAGGCTATGATAATCGCGAAAATTTAGATTTAAAAGATTACGCCAATGGAGTAGATGCATCTGTAAATTTTGGCTTAGGCTATCAGTTTAAAGACAAGTTTTATGCCGATGTAAGATATAATGCTTCTTATACAAATGTGTTTAAAGATGTAACGGCAAACACAAATTACATTATCAACAGTGATATGAAGAATAAAGTTTTTCAAATAACAATCGGTTATTTTTTTAAATAGAGTTAGTAACCTTCATAACTGTTTAAAACCACTCTTTTCTAGGAGTGGTTTTTTGTTTTTAGAATAATTAATAAGTCCTAAATAATTGCAATGGATAGGTCTTATTTTCCAAAAAAACAGATTCTAATTTGCAGACACCATACCTGCGTCATATATTTGCGCCTGATTTTGGTCTGTTTTTTCAATTCAGAAAAAGCAGTTAAAAGGGAATCAGGTGTAAATCCTGAACAGACCCGCTACTGTAAGTTCTACACAAAGTCTTTAAACATTACTAATGCCATTGTTCCGTTTTTGGAGTGAGAAGGCCGTTTAAAGATAGAATAAGTCAGGAGACCTGCCACGATCACATAGTTTAAGACTTTCGTGGTATGAAGTTGATGACAAGATAATAACCTGCTATTGCGTAGTGGGATTACTACTGTTGTATAATTACTGCATCACACAAAGTTTATTTAATTAAATCGTGATGTATAATTGTAGAAAAACGCTTTTAGCCGCTTTTATTGTATTGATTCCTTTTTTGCTTCATTCTCAAGCAGTGACCGATAGTTCGCGGGTTTTAAAAGAAGTCGTTTTAAAAGGAAAACTCTATCAGGAAGTCATTCCCGTACAAAGCCTTTCGGGAGTTCTGCTCGAAAAACTTGCCAGTCATAACGTGGCCGATGCGCTTCGCTATTTTGCAGGAACGCAAATTAAAGATTATGGCGGAGTTGGCGGACTCAAAACAGTTGATGTTCGAAACATGGGAACACATCATGTTGGTGTTTTTTATGACGGAATTCAGCTTGGAAATGCCCAAAACGGTGTAACCGATTTAGGCAAATATTCGCTCGACGATATGGAATCGCTTACCATGTATAATGGCCAGAAAAGCGAAATTTTTCAGTCTGCTAAAGACTTTGCATCAGCTTCAGCAATTTATTTACGAACCAAACGCCCTGTTTTTGCAGGCAATAAAAAAACAAATCTGCTGGTTCGGTACAAAACAATGTCCATCAATTATCATGATCCTTCTTTCAGATGGGAACAAAAGCTGAGCGACAAAGTCAGCATGAGTGTAAGTTCTGAGTACATCAAATCAAACGGGCAGTATAAATTTAGATACAAAAGAAAAAATCTAGACGGAAGCATTGCCTACGACACCACAGCAACACGTTGGAACAGCGATATAGAAGCTTTTCGATTTGAATCGGGCGTTTTTGGCAAAATCAACAAAGGAACTTGGGACGCAAAAATCTATTATT
This genomic interval carries:
- a CDS encoding porin family protein; the protein is MKKSKLIICALLMCAGAMAQTEKVKLGVKAGLNISSLTFDENELKSSDKTGFAAGLMAEIPVAKNFSVQPELLYSQQGMKISYSDPDVQNSHYKSTIKLNYLNIPVMLKYYVVKGLSVQAGPQVGILLKANNEYQDNFLGYDNRENLDLKDYANGVDASVNFGLGYQFKDKFYADVRYNASYTNVFKDVTANTNYIINSDMKNKVFQITIGYFFK